The Novosphingobium sp. Gsoil 351 genome contains the following window.
CGCGGAAATCCGCGCCCAGGTGGGCAAGGGCCGCGTCATCTGCGGCCTCTCGGGCGGGGTGGACAGCGCGGTCGCCGCGGTGCTGATCCACGAGGCGATCGGCGAGCAGCTCACCTGCGTGTTCGTGGATCACGGGCTGATGCGATTGGGCGAGGCCGACCAGGTCGTCAGCCTGTTCCGCGGCCACTACAACATCCCGCTGATCCACAAGGACGTCAGCACGCTGTTCCTGGGCGGGTTGGCGGGCGTCACCGATCCCGAGGCCAAGCGCAAGTTCATCGGCAAGACCTTCATCGACGTGTTCGAGGCCGAGGCGCGCCAGATCGGCGGGGCCGAGTTCCTCGCCCAAGGCACGCTCTATCCCGATGTGATCGAATCCGTGTCGTTCACCGGCGGGCCGAGCGTGACGATCAAGAGCCACCACAACGTCGGCGGGTTGCCCGAGCGGATGAACATGAAGCTGGTCGAGCCGTTGCGCGAGCTGTTCAAAGACGAGGTGCGCGAGCTCGGTCGCGAGCTGGGACTGCCCGAGGTGTTTGTCGAGCGCCATCCCTTCCCCGGCCCCGGGCTCGCCATCCGCATCCCCGGCGAAGTCACCCGCGCGGGGTGCGACACCTTGCGCAAGGCCGACGCGATCTACCTCGAGGAGATACGCAACGCCGGGTTGTATAATGCGATCTGGCAGGCCTTCGCGGTGCTGTTGCCGGTGAAGACCGTAGGCGTGATGGGCGACGGCCGAACCTACGACAACGTGTGCGCGTTGCGCGCGGTGACTTCGACCGATGGGATGACCGCCGACATCTATCCGTTCGACGCCGCGTTCCTGAGCCGCGTGGCGACGAGGATCATCAACGAGGTCAAGGGCATCAACCGGGTGGTCTACGACTACACGTCGAAACCGCCCGGCACGATCGAGTGGGAATGAAGGATCGGCAAGCTGGGTTCAGTGTGATCGCGCACTTCTTGTATTTGACCAACCCCCTTGGCCAAGGCACGATCCCCATATGACCATCCATGTCAACGTCGGCGAAGCCAAGACCCGGCTTTCCGAACTCCTAACCGCTGCCGCGCGCGGCGAGGAGGTTGTGGTGGACAAGGCGGGCGTGCCGTTCGCCACGCTCGTACCGCGTCCGGAAGCCTTGGCGCTCGAGCGGGAAGCACGCGCAGCGAAGCGCAAGGCGGCGTTCGGTTGTCCGGCCGAGAAGTACAAAGACTATCCGCCCGAGGCTTTCGAAATTCCGCCGTCGATGACCGACGAGGAATACGTAGAGCGGGTCAAGCGCAAATTCGGCTGAGCAACGGCTTTGCAACTGCTGCTCGATACGCACATCGTCGTCTCGATCGTTTTGAACGATCGGCGTCTTTCAGCGATGCAGCGGGAAGCCTTGGGCAAACCCTACAACGAAATTCTCGTTAGTCCGATCATTGCCTACGAACTGACTCATCTGCATCGCACTCGCCGCATTCCGTTGGCTGAGTCCATGGATCAGCTTTAAGACCTGATCGGGTTCCATTTAATCGATCTGCCCCACGGCATCTGGCGAACAGTTGGCGAGTTACCCGACATTCATCGCGATCTCATCGACCGCATGCTGAGCGCGCACGCACTTGCGAGCGGACTGACCATCGCGACGGCCGATGCGAGCATCCACCGCTACTCCGTGCCCTTCGTCTTGCCGGAACCTCGTCCCCGCGCGACCGTTAGCCTCCTTGTAGCGCCGCAGGGACTGTTGGCGCCGAAGGAGAGTATGCCATGAACAGGGTCCGTTTGCTCGCACTGGGCGCAACCGCCGCCGCTGTCACCCTGGCTGGGTGCGCGACGGTCGAAGAAGCTGCCGTTTCCACGGTTGCCCAGACCTATCACGCCAACATGACCGGCGCCCAGGAAGTGGGTGGCGGAGACCCCGACGGGTCGGGACGCGCCGATATCTCGGTCTCCGACCGGCTCAACCAGGTGTGCTGGGATATCCACGATATTCGCGGGATCGGCGAGCCGACCGCGGCACACATCCACAGCGGCGTCGCAGGGGTGAACGGGCCGGTCGTGGTCCCGCTGACGAAGAACAACGAAGGCACGTGGAAGGGCTGCGCCGATCGCGGCACCGAATGGACCCAGGATTACCTGAAGGCCAACCACGCGGCGTTCTACGTCAACATCCACACCGCCGATTATCCCAACGGCGCGATCCGCGGGCAGCTGCACAACTGAGATAGCGCCCGGCGATGCGGCGGAGGCTCGCAAGCGAGCGTCCGCCGCATCGCCGTCAGTCGCACATGGTCAGTCGCGCAAGGCGACCTTCTTGTAGGGGACGAACTCGCCGAGCCCGACGAAGCCGCTGTAGAAGTGGCTCGACTGGTCGTGTAGCTGGACGATGTCGACGCTGCACAGCGACGCCCCTCCGCCATGCAGATTGGTGACCATAATATCGTCGTCGTCGAGCGACTCAGCGCCGTTGCGCGGGCGGTTGACCCACAGCGTGTGGCCCGCGTCATAGACGATCGCGGTCTTGTCGATGATCCGCGAGCCGCGGATCGAGGGGAGGAAGATGCAATCCTGAGGCTTGCCCGCAACGCGCCCGTCGAGCATCTTTGCCAGCTTCGCTTCGGGCGACAGGCGCGGTTTGGCGTCGGCGGCGACCGAAAGCGAAAGTACGGTGGCGGCGGCGAGAACGGTGGCGATGGTCCTACGCATGGCAGCGACTCCTTTGGCGCTAGCACCCAGATAGGCTTCTATGCCTGAACCCGCAATGACCGCAAGGATCAGGCGGTGCCGCCGACCGTCAGCCCCGCAACCAGCAGTGTCGGCTGGCCGACCCCGGCGGGTACGCTCTGGCCGCCCTTGCCGCAGATGCCCACGCCTTCGTCGAGCGCCATATCGTTGCCGATCCCGGTGACGCGGGTGAGCACGCTGGGACCGTCCCCGATCAGCGTCGCGCCCTTGATCGGCGCGCCCAACCTGCCGTTCTCGATCTTGTAGGCTTCGGTGCAACTGAACACGAATTTGCCCGAGACGATGTCGACCTGGCCGCCCCCGAAGCTTTTGGCGAAGATGCCGTTCTTGACCCGGCTGAGGAGCTCGGCGGGGTCGTCGTTGCCGCCGCGCATGAAAGTGTTGGTCATCCGCGGCATTGGCGCGTGGGCGAAACTCTCGCGGCGCCCGTTGCCCGTTGGAGCCACGCCCATCAGCCGGGCGTTAAGGCGATCCTGGATGTAGCCCTTGAGGATGCCATCCTCGATCAGCACGTTCTCCTGCGTCGGGGTGCCTTCGTCGTCGATGCTCAGCGATCCGCGGCGGCCCTCGCCGTTGGCGCCCAGCAGCGTGCCGTCGTCGACCACCGTCACCCCGGGCGCGCCGACGCGCTCACCGATCCGGCCCGAGAACGCGCTGGTGCCCTTGCGGTTGAAGTCGCCTTCGAGGCCGTGACCGACCGCTTCGTGGAGCAGCACCCCGGGCCAGCCTGGGCCGAGCAGCACGGTCATCTCGCCCGCGGGCGCGGCTACGCTTTCGAGATTGGCCAGCGCCTGCGCCAGCGCGGTGTCTATCGCGCGGTTCCAGGTCGCGGGCTCGAACAGCCGGTCATACAACCAACGTCCGCCGATCCCGAAGCTTCCGGTTTCGCGGCGGCCGTCCTTCTCGGCAACGATGCTGACGTTGAGCCGCACCAGCGGGCGGATGTCGTGCGCGACGAAACCGTCGGCGCGGACGATCTCGACCACCGACCAGCTCCCCGAAAGCGAGGCCGAGACCTGGGCGACGCGCGGATCGCGCGCACGCGCCGCGGCGTCGATGGTTTCGAGCAGTTTGACCTTCTCGGCGAAGGGGATCGCATCGAGTGGGCTGGCGTCGGTGTAGAGGTGCCGGTTGGAACGGCGCGGCGGCGGCGCGGGACGGCCTTTTGCGGGATCCAGCAGGGTCAAAGTTTCGGCGGCGCGGCGGACCGCGTCGCGCGAAATCTCGTTGGCGTGGGCGAACCCGGTCATCTCGCCCGAAACCCCGCGCAAGCCGAACCCGGCATCGCGCGAATAGTCGGCCGTCTTGAGCCGCCCGTCGTCGAACCCGAAGCTCTCCGTGGCGACGAACTGGAGGTAGAGCTCGCCGTCGTCACATCGCGACAGGGCGTCGGCGGTCAGCCGCTGCGCCTCTTCGGGCGAGAGCTTGTCGGGGGCGTAGAGCAGCGAGCGGGGGTCGGTGAGCGTCATGCCAGCCGATATAGGGCGAAGCAGCGCTTCCCCAAACCAAAACCCGCGCCGGAGTGCTAGAGGCTCATTCCGCCCGAAATATCGAGCATGGTCTTCTGGTTCACCCCGTCCGCCGGCCCGCCCCGCAACACGAAGCGGCGGTCGCAATAGCCGCAATCGACGTAGCCCTGCTCGTCGATCTCCAGCCACACACGAGGGTGGCCGAGCGCGGGAGCGATGTCCGTGGCTCCGTCGCACTTCACGCGAGTGGTTTCGACCAGGACGGTTTCGGGCGGCGGGATCATGGTCCGCGCCGTTAGCAGCGCGTGCCCGACCCGCCAATGGGGTTTACGCGGCCCTCGCGTTGGGGCAGTCGCGCTACCCATGAACACCGGCCCCGCGATCTCGATACGCAACCTCGTCAAGCGCTATGCCGCGTTCAAGGGCGCGCCGGGCAAGCTGGCGCTCGACGATGTCAGCTTCGACGTGCCGCAGGGCCAGATCTTTGGGCTGCTCGGCCCCAACGGCGCAGGCAAGTCGACGCTGATCAACATCCTCGCGGGGATGGTCGACAAGACCGGCGGCAGCGCCGCCATCTGGGGCTTCGACATCGACCGCGAGCGCAAGAACGCCAAGGCCGCGATCGGGATCGTCCCGCAAGAAATCGTGTTCGATCCGTTCTTCACCCCCGCCGAGGTGCTCGAAATCCAGGCCGGCCTCTATGGCGTGCCCAAGGAACTGCGCCGCACATTGGCGCTGCTGCGCGAGGTCCACCTCGCGGACAAGGCCGAGGCTTATGCCCGAACCCTGTCGGGCGGCATGAAGCGCCGCCTGCTGATCGCCAAGGCGATGGTCCACTCGCCCCCGGTGCTGGTGCTCGACGAACCCACAGCGGGGGTCGATGTCGAACTGCGCCAGCAGTTGTGGGTGCTCGTCCGGCGGCTCAACGACGAAGGCGTGACGGTGGTCCTGACTACCCACTACCTCGAGGAAGCCGAGGAGCTGTGCGATCGCATCGCGATCATCAACCACGGTCGCCTGATCGCCGACAAACCCACCCGCGAACTCGTCGGAATGGCGCGCGAGAAGGTGGTGGTGCTGACGCTCGACCGCGACATCGCCGAGGCCCCGGTCCACCCCGCCTTCGTCAAGAGCGCGCGCACCGGCGAACGCACGGTCGAGATCACCTATGATCGCGACCGCATGAACGCGGGCGAAGTGTTGTCGGTGCTGCAAGGCCAGGGCTTTGCGATCGCCGACGTCTCGACCCGGGAACCCGACCTTGAGGATGTGTTCCTCCACCTGACCAGCGCGCCGAAAGAGGCGGCCTAGGGGGTGACGACGACGCGCTATTTCGACGAGCAAGTCTTGCGCAAGCGACCTTACCTGACCATCGATCTGTGTCTGGGTGTGATCGCCAAGCCAGTCAGGACCGAAATACGGGACGATGGCCGAGTCCGGCATTTGGGCACGGTCACGTTGCCAAACGAAGACAGGCCGCGCATCCTGCGGGTCGTAACACTTGAAGACCGCACAACCATCCACAACGCCTTTGTAGATCGCACCTTTCGCGAGGACGCACCATGAAGCTGCACTACTACGCCGAGACCGACAGTCTCTATATCGAACTGCGTGACGGCGCGGGTGTGGAAGTGCGCGAGATAGTGGCTGGTTTGAACCCCGATATCGACGCCGACGGCCATGTCGTCGGGTTCGACAGCGATAGCGCTTCAAAATTGCTCGACCTGTCCACGCTCGAAACGATTGCGTTGCCGCACACGACGATGAAGGCGGCCTGACGCTGGGCGAGGGCACCAATTTCGACGTCATCGTCGTCGGCTCGGGCGCCGCCGGCCTGACCGCCGCGCTGGCGCTGGCCGAGACCAAGCGCGTCCTCGTGCTTGCCAAGGGCACGCTCACCGGCGGATCGACCGCGTGGGCGCAGGGCGGGATCGCGGCGGTGCTCGACGAGGGCGACACTTTCGAAAACCACATCCGCGACACGATGATCGCCGGAGCCGGACTCAACCGGCTGGAGACAGTCGAATATGTGATCGGCCAAGCCCCCCGCTCGATCCAGCGGCTGATCGAGCTGGGCGTGCCCTTCAACACCGAGGCCAAAGAGCTCCATCTCACCCGCGAGGGCGGGCACAGCCATCGCCGTATCGTCCATGTCGATGACGCCACTGGCTGGGCGGTGCAGGAGGCGCTGCTCAAGGCCGCCCAGGCCAATCCCAACATCACCCTGCTGCCCGGCCGCGCCTGCGTCGACCTGATCACCGGGCGGCACGAGGCGCGCTATTCCGGGTCGGGCCGGGTCTGGGGGGTCTACGCGCTCGACGAGGCGACCGGCGCGGTCGAGGCGCACACCGCCCGCGCGACGATCCTGGCGAGCGGCGGCGCGGGCCGGGTCTATCAGTTCAGCACCGCGCCGCGCGGCGCCACTGGCGACGGCATCGCCATGGCCTGGCGCGCGGGCTGCCGGGTCGGCAACATGGAGATGATGCAGTTCCACCCGACCTGCCTCTACAACCTCGAGGTCAAGAACTTCCTGATCACCGAGGCGGTACGCGGTGAAGGTGGCCACCTGCTCAACCCGCGCACCGGCCACCGCTACATGCCCGATTATGACGAGCGGGCCGAGCTCGCCCCGCGCGACATCGTTGCCCGCGCCAACGACGCCGAGATCAAGCGCGA
Protein-coding sequences here:
- a CDS encoding type II toxin-antitoxin system Phd/YefM family antitoxin; translation: MTIHVNVGEAKTRLSELLTAAARGEEVVVDKAGVPFATLVPRPEALALEREARAAKRKAAFGCPAEKYKDYPPEAFEIPPSMTDEEYVERVKRKFG
- a CDS encoding zinc-finger domain-containing protein, which codes for MIPPPETVLVETTRVKCDGATDIAPALGHPRVWLEIDEQGYVDCGYCDRRFVLRGGPADGVNQKTMLDISGGMSL
- the tldD gene encoding metalloprotease TldD, which encodes MTLTDPRSLLYAPDKLSPEEAQRLTADALSRCDDGELYLQFVATESFGFDDGRLKTADYSRDAGFGLRGVSGEMTGFAHANEISRDAVRRAAETLTLLDPAKGRPAPPPRRSNRHLYTDASPLDAIPFAEKVKLLETIDAAARARDPRVAQVSASLSGSWSVVEIVRADGFVAHDIRPLVRLNVSIVAEKDGRRETGSFGIGGRWLYDRLFEPATWNRAIDTALAQALANLESVAAPAGEMTVLLGPGWPGVLLHEAVGHGLEGDFNRKGTSAFSGRIGERVGAPGVTVVDDGTLLGANGEGRRGSLSIDDEGTPTQENVLIEDGILKGYIQDRLNARLMGVAPTGNGRRESFAHAPMPRMTNTFMRGGNDDPAELLSRVKNGIFAKSFGGGQVDIVSGKFVFSCTEAYKIENGRLGAPIKGATLIGDGPSVLTRVTGIGNDMALDEGVGICGKGGQSVPAGVGQPTLLVAGLTVGGTA
- the nadB gene encoding L-aspartate oxidase, which codes for MGEGTNFDVIVVGSGAAGLTAALALAETKRVLVLAKGTLTGGSTAWAQGGIAAVLDEGDTFENHIRDTMIAGAGLNRLETVEYVIGQAPRSIQRLIELGVPFNTEAKELHLTREGGHSHRRIVHVDDATGWAVQEALLKAAQANPNITLLPGRACVDLITGRHEARYSGSGRVWGVYALDEATGAVEAHTARATILASGGAGRVYQFSTAPRGATGDGIAMAWRAGCRVGNMEMMQFHPTCLYNLEVKNFLITEAVRGEGGHLLNPRTGHRYMPDYDERAELAPRDIVARANDAEIKRDGLDFVHLDISHQPPEFVRHHFPTIHEKLLGLGIDMTTQPIPVVPAQHYTCGGIVIDLAGRTDLPGLYAAGECTESGLHGANRLASNSLLECFVFGEAAAADILARWEQFEAPPPVRAWDESRVTDSDEEVIIKQNWTEIRRFMWNYVGIVRTTKRLERAQHRIAMMTGEVEDYYGHFRISTDLIELRNLLQCADLIVRSALARHESRGLHYILDYPETDLIARDTVLVP
- a CDS encoding ABC transporter ATP-binding protein yields the protein MNTGPAISIRNLVKRYAAFKGAPGKLALDDVSFDVPQGQIFGLLGPNGAGKSTLINILAGMVDKTGGSAAIWGFDIDRERKNAKAAIGIVPQEIVFDPFFTPAEVLEIQAGLYGVPKELRRTLALLREVHLADKAEAYARTLSGGMKRRLLIAKAMVHSPPVLVLDEPTAGVDVELRQQLWVLVRRLNDEGVTVVLTTHYLEEAEELCDRIAIINHGRLIADKPTRELVGMAREKVVVLTLDRDIAEAPVHPAFVKSARTGERTVEITYDRDRMNAGEVLSVLQGQGFAIADVSTREPDLEDVFLHLTSAPKEAA
- a CDS encoding type II toxin-antitoxin system VapC family toxin; its protein translation is MQLLLDTHIVVSIVLNDRRLSAMQREALGKPYNEILVSPIIAYELTHLHRTRRIPLAESMDQL
- a CDS encoding DUF2283 domain-containing protein, yielding MKLHYYAETDSLYIELRDGAGVEVREIVAGLNPDIDADGHVVGFDSDSASKLLDLSTLETIALPHTTMKAA
- the guaA gene encoding glutamine-hydrolyzing GMP synthase, which codes for MTIQPSDSILIVDFGSQVTQLIARRVREAGVYSEIAPFTAAAETFARMKPKGIILSGSPASVLDEEGPRIPDEILNSGLPIMAICYGQQALMHQLGGEVLPGDSGEFGRAFIEISDGCALFDGLWAEGERHQVWMSHGDKVTRLAPGFRPVAASAGAPFAVIANDAKRIYAMQFHPEVVHTPDGGKLYKNFVRHVCGLAGDWTMAEFRKTKIAEIRAQVGKGRVICGLSGGVDSAVAAVLIHEAIGEQLTCVFVDHGLMRLGEADQVVSLFRGHYNIPLIHKDVSTLFLGGLAGVTDPEAKRKFIGKTFIDVFEAEARQIGGAEFLAQGTLYPDVIESVSFTGGPSVTIKSHHNVGGLPERMNMKLVEPLRELFKDEVRELGRELGLPEVFVERHPFPGPGLAIRIPGEVTRAGCDTLRKADAIYLEEIRNAGLYNAIWQAFAVLLPVKTVGVMGDGRTYDNVCALRAVTSTDGMTADIYPFDAAFLSRVATRIINEVKGINRVVYDYTSKPPGTIEWE
- a CDS encoding CHRD domain-containing protein; translated protein: MNRVRLLALGATAAAVTLAGCATVEEAAVSTVAQTYHANMTGAQEVGGGDPDGSGRADISVSDRLNQVCWDIHDIRGIGEPTAAHIHSGVAGVNGPVVVPLTKNNEGTWKGCADRGTEWTQDYLKANHAAFYVNIHTADYPNGAIRGQLHN